A single genomic interval of Demequina sp. NBRC 110054 harbors:
- a CDS encoding hydantoinase/oxoprolinase family protein, whose product MRVSFDIGGTFTDLVLLDETSGNAWLGKSLTTYDDFSRAIETGIRQVLGAAGADEQSITDSVVGATTLITNALIERRGAKTALITTAGFVDTIEIGREWRYDLYDPRLQLPDPLVAATARYGVRGRLMADGSEVEPIDAAEIEAIADRLREDGVEAVAVCLLHSYASPVHEERVGEILAERLPGVPVTLSSRLVPVIREYERTVTTVANSYVRPVAGEHFEDIERALGSLGVDQSLVMMQSNGGVIRVPTARTFPLRLLESGPAAGAIGAAHVGASLGMDRLIAFDMGGTTAKVCIIEGGTPAVKNSFEVGRVHRLKPGSGLPVTMPVVEMIEIGAGGGSIASIDSLGLLQVGPHSAGSRPGPAGYGLGGEEPTVTDADIALGYLDPDYFLGGTMSLDVDASKAALASRIGDAFDGDPIASAAAVVRVVNEHMALAIQVHATEQGHDPRDFAMMAFGGAAPVHAARVARILGVREVVIPAAAGVLSATGLLVAPPMVEASRTRIVRLDAWDEASVSDTFAQLEAQAEEELAAPADRFEHFVDMRYVGQGFDIEVPVGREDGPAEYAEKFAVEYRRIYGVTPDYPRAEVVTFRVRGYGAFETPRMSRTDTGVADRVPTATSRAAWFPETGVVEVPVLDMLRAGVDEPVTGPAVFQLPESTAVVGPGDVATLDAQGNLRIVIATEGEQA is encoded by the coding sequence ATGCGAGTGAGCTTCGACATCGGTGGCACGTTCACCGACCTCGTCCTGCTCGATGAGACCAGCGGCAACGCGTGGCTCGGCAAGTCCCTGACGACGTACGACGACTTCTCCCGCGCGATCGAGACCGGCATCCGCCAGGTGCTCGGGGCAGCGGGAGCGGACGAGCAGTCGATCACCGACTCGGTCGTAGGAGCGACCACGCTCATCACGAACGCCCTGATCGAGCGTCGCGGCGCGAAGACCGCGTTGATCACCACCGCCGGGTTCGTCGACACGATCGAGATCGGCCGCGAATGGCGCTACGACCTGTACGACCCGCGCCTGCAGCTGCCCGACCCCCTCGTCGCGGCGACGGCGCGGTACGGCGTCCGCGGGCGCCTGATGGCGGATGGCAGCGAGGTCGAGCCGATCGACGCCGCTGAGATCGAGGCGATCGCGGACCGCCTCCGCGAGGACGGCGTGGAGGCCGTCGCCGTATGCCTGCTGCACTCGTATGCGAGCCCCGTGCACGAGGAGCGCGTCGGCGAGATCCTGGCGGAGCGACTGCCCGGCGTGCCCGTGACGCTGTCATCGCGCCTGGTGCCCGTCATCCGTGAGTACGAGCGCACGGTGACCACGGTCGCCAACTCCTACGTCCGGCCGGTCGCCGGCGAGCACTTCGAGGACATCGAGCGCGCCCTGGGCTCGCTCGGCGTCGACCAGTCGCTCGTGATGATGCAGTCCAACGGCGGCGTGATCCGTGTCCCCACGGCGCGCACGTTCCCGCTGAGGCTGCTCGAGTCGGGGCCCGCGGCGGGCGCGATCGGCGCCGCCCATGTGGGCGCCTCGCTCGGCATGGATCGCCTGATCGCCTTCGACATGGGCGGGACCACCGCGAAGGTCTGCATCATCGAGGGCGGCACGCCGGCCGTGAAGAACAGCTTCGAGGTGGGCCGCGTGCACCGTCTCAAGCCGGGATCGGGACTCCCCGTGACGATGCCGGTCGTCGAGATGATCGAGATCGGCGCGGGGGGCGGCTCGATCGCGTCGATCGACAGCCTCGGGCTGCTGCAGGTGGGACCGCACTCGGCGGGCTCGCGGCCCGGCCCCGCGGGATACGGGCTCGGCGGCGAGGAGCCGACCGTCACGGACGCGGACATCGCGCTCGGCTACCTGGACCCCGACTACTTCCTCGGCGGCACCATGTCGCTCGACGTGGACGCCTCCAAGGCTGCGCTCGCGAGCCGCATCGGCGACGCCTTCGACGGCGACCCGATCGCTTCCGCGGCCGCGGTCGTGAGGGTCGTCAACGAGCACATGGCGCTCGCGATCCAGGTCCACGCGACGGAGCAGGGGCACGACCCTCGTGACTTCGCGATGATGGCCTTCGGAGGAGCAGCGCCCGTGCACGCCGCGCGGGTCGCGAGGATCCTCGGCGTGCGCGAGGTCGTCATCCCGGCCGCGGCCGGCGTCCTGTCGGCCACGGGACTGCTCGTGGCTCCGCCCATGGTGGAGGCCTCGCGCACCCGCATCGTGCGCCTGGATGCGTGGGATGAGGCGTCCGTCTCGGACACGTTCGCGCAGCTCGAGGCGCAGGCGGAGGAGGAGCTCGCCGCGCCCGCCGACCGCTTCGAGCACTTCGTCGACATGCGGTACGTCGGGCAGGGCTTCGACATCGAGGTGCCGGTGGGGCGCGAGGACGGTCCCGCCGAGTATGCCGAGAAGTTCGCGGTCGAGTACCGCCGGATCTACGGGGTGACCCCGGACTACCCGCGCGCCGAGGTCGTGACGTTCCGCGTCCGCGGCTACGGAGCCTTCGAGACCCCTCGCATGAGCCGCACCGATACCGGCGTCGCCGACCGGGTTCCCACGGCGACGTCGCGCGCCGCCTGGTTCCCGGAGACGGGCGTCGTCGAGGTCCCGGTGCTCGACATGCTCCGTGCCGGGGTCGACGAGCCCGTCACCGGCCCCGCGGTGTTCCAGCTTCCCGAGTCGACGGCCGTGGTCGGACCCGGAGATGTCGCCACCCTCGATGCACAGGGGAACCTCCGCATCGTCATCGCTACCGAAGGAGAGCAGGCATGA
- a CDS encoding U32 family peptidase: MTTSARVSKALAAAGLLRGAGASTESAARFADGGAYKWEVAGAFDGPSVRGLADRLRAHGVRLHQVTNTVGVMRYLDDEIRDLVEACRDEGIQLRMSAGPRGVFDIGGQRLASSGVAAASAYRLRGLGQLADALEDTLHAVDLGVTGFLVFDEGLLWTLHALQQSGDIPTLRLKASSNMGAQNPAHVVALAQMGADSVNLQRDLDVEMLAQVRAVTDLPLDLHTDNPAQTGGFVRGYDVPRMVRAAAPVYLKTGNAAQDFADTAPSERELDLIARQLLLDHQMLTRWAPELTASDEPEF, translated from the coding sequence ATGACCACTTCCGCAAGGGTGAGCAAGGCGCTCGCGGCCGCGGGGCTGCTCCGTGGTGCCGGCGCGTCGACCGAGTCCGCGGCGCGATTCGCCGACGGCGGCGCCTACAAGTGGGAGGTGGCCGGCGCCTTTGACGGCCCCTCGGTGCGGGGCCTTGCCGATCGACTCCGTGCGCATGGCGTGCGGCTTCACCAGGTCACGAACACCGTCGGCGTGATGCGCTATCTGGACGACGAGATCCGCGACCTGGTCGAGGCATGCCGCGACGAGGGCATCCAGCTGCGCATGTCGGCGGGGCCGCGAGGAGTCTTCGACATCGGTGGTCAGCGGCTCGCGTCCTCCGGGGTCGCCGCGGCCAGCGCCTATCGCCTCAGGGGCCTGGGCCAGCTGGCCGACGCGCTCGAGGACACGCTGCACGCCGTCGACCTGGGCGTGACCGGCTTCCTGGTGTTCGACGAGGGCCTGCTGTGGACGCTGCACGCTCTCCAGCAGAGCGGGGACATCCCGACGCTCAGGCTGAAGGCCTCGTCGAACATGGGTGCTCAGAATCCTGCGCACGTGGTCGCGCTGGCCCAGATGGGCGCGGACTCCGTGAACCTGCAGCGCGATCTGGATGTCGAGATGCTCGCCCAGGTGCGTGCGGTGACCGACCTGCCGCTCGACCTCCACACCGACAACCCGGCGCAGACCGGCGGATTCGTGCGGGGCTATGACGTGCCCCGCATGGTCAGGGCGGCCGCTCCTGTGTACCTCAAGACCGGCAACGCCGCGCAGGACTTCGCCGACACGGCCCCGTCCGAGCGCGAGCTGGACCTGATCGCTCGCCAGCTGCTGCTGGACCACCAGATGCTCACGCGCTGGGCTCCCGAGCTCACCGCGTCCGACGAGCCGGAATTCTAG
- a CDS encoding hydantoinase B/oxoprolinase family protein → MTDWDAASLQITWQRLISIADEMAAVLLRTAFSSVVRESNDLACALLTKDGHLLVEYGRSVPVFTGTVANTVTNMLDHFGRENLVEGDVIATNDPWFGNTHLPDVTAAAPVFHEGEIVAYVASICHVSDIGGTSEGAFAQDIYEEGFCLPPVKLVEQGRPNELVRYILGRNVRVPAQVLGDLDALVAANNLGVRRLKGMLADDPSLDIADVADAICDTSERAMRAAIAAIPDGEYASEIDLDGFEEPKTIKVAVRVTGDELEVDYAGTSSQSQFGINSASPTLGYTRYGLNTLLVPEIPNNQGTLRPITITIPEGSLLKPDKIAAVSANFPAHAIPSVLSRALLGPLPGRVSAAAGTPFWVTAFRGETDEGSFASILCFNGGQGAAEGLDGYATLSTPSNVSNTPVEVIEATAPVMVESKSIVRGSGGEGRWRGGEGQEVLMRSVHDRPIDVIFLTERIENAAPGLAGGSDGATGLLEVDGVAVSDPKGRLQLKPGQSVRLRTPGGGGFGAPVASRA, encoded by the coding sequence ATGACCGACTGGGATGCCGCAAGCCTCCAGATCACCTGGCAGCGCCTGATCTCCATCGCCGACGAGATGGCCGCGGTGCTGCTTCGCACCGCCTTCAGCTCCGTCGTGCGCGAGTCGAACGACCTCGCGTGCGCACTCCTCACGAAGGACGGCCATCTCCTCGTGGAGTACGGCCGCTCGGTTCCCGTGTTCACGGGCACCGTCGCGAACACCGTGACCAACATGCTCGACCACTTCGGGCGCGAGAACCTGGTCGAGGGCGATGTGATCGCCACCAACGACCCGTGGTTCGGCAACACCCACCTGCCTGACGTCACCGCGGCCGCGCCGGTGTTCCACGAGGGTGAGATCGTCGCGTATGTCGCCTCGATCTGCCACGTCTCGGACATCGGCGGCACGTCCGAGGGCGCCTTCGCGCAGGACATCTATGAGGAGGGCTTCTGCCTTCCGCCGGTCAAGCTCGTGGAGCAGGGCCGCCCGAACGAGCTGGTCCGCTACATCCTCGGCAGGAATGTGCGCGTGCCCGCGCAGGTCCTCGGAGACCTGGACGCCCTCGTGGCGGCCAACAATCTCGGCGTCCGTCGCCTCAAGGGGATGCTCGCCGACGACCCGAGCCTCGACATCGCCGACGTTGCCGACGCGATCTGCGACACGTCCGAGCGGGCGATGCGGGCGGCGATCGCCGCCATTCCCGACGGCGAGTACGCCTCCGAGATCGATCTGGACGGCTTCGAGGAGCCCAAGACCATCAAGGTCGCCGTGCGGGTGACAGGAGACGAGCTCGAGGTCGACTACGCAGGAACGTCCTCGCAGTCGCAGTTCGGGATCAACTCCGCCTCGCCCACCCTCGGATACACCCGCTACGGGCTCAACACCCTGCTGGTCCCGGAGATCCCCAACAACCAGGGCACGCTCCGCCCCATCACGATCACGATCCCCGAGGGCTCGCTCCTCAAGCCCGACAAGATCGCGGCCGTGAGCGCGAACTTCCCCGCGCACGCCATTCCGAGCGTGCTGTCGCGTGCGCTGCTGGGCCCTCTGCCCGGGCGCGTCTCGGCTGCGGCCGGCACGCCGTTCTGGGTGACCGCCTTCCGCGGTGAGACCGATGAGGGCTCGTTCGCGTCGATCCTCTGCTTCAACGGCGGCCAGGGCGCCGCCGAGGGGCTGGACGGCTATGCGACGCTCTCGACGCCCTCAAACGTGTCGAACACCCCGGTCGAGGTCATCGAGGCGACCGCGCCTGTGATGGTCGAGAGCAAGAGCATCGTCCGGGGCTCGGGTGGCGAAGGCCGCTGGCGCGGCGGCGAGGGCCAGGAGGTGCTCATGCGCTCGGTGCACGACCGCCCGATCGACGTGATCTTCCTGACCGAGCGCATCGAGAATGCGGCGCCTGGTCTGGCCGGCGGCTCCGACGGAGCCACGGGGCTCCTCGAGGTGGACGGCGTGGCCGTCTCGGACCCGAAGGGCCGCCTGCAGCTCAAGCCCGGACAGTCGGTCCGGCTCCGTACTCCCGGTGGCGGTGGCTTCGGTGCCCCCGTCGCCTCCCGCGCATGA
- a CDS encoding DUF1989 domain-containing protein, which produces MTVEMTSTIDWAEPGSIVVEPRGRLALKLRKGQRLRITDLEGQQVMDFITARVDDPDERQSAMFTNVCTNNWSLVEGNDVFSTKCTPLLKVLRDDSGNHALSGYCSEYSNEYRYGVSGTASCYGNLCADWEELGLDVTKISPDMCISVFMNIKRHADDRHEIVEPTTKPGDCIEFEVLEDIYVGMSNCPEEHNPCNAFNLTPMEVTVS; this is translated from the coding sequence ATGACCGTAGAGATGACCAGCACGATCGACTGGGCCGAGCCCGGAAGCATCGTCGTCGAGCCGCGAGGCCGGCTCGCGCTCAAGCTGCGCAAGGGCCAGCGGCTCCGCATCACGGATCTGGAGGGTCAGCAGGTGATGGACTTCATCACCGCCCGCGTGGACGACCCCGACGAGCGTCAGTCGGCGATGTTCACGAACGTGTGCACGAACAACTGGAGCCTGGTCGAGGGCAATGACGTGTTCTCGACGAAGTGCACGCCCCTCCTCAAGGTGCTGCGCGACGACAGCGGCAACCACGCGCTGTCCGGCTACTGCTCCGAGTACTCGAACGAGTACCGCTACGGGGTGTCGGGCACCGCATCGTGCTACGGCAACCTGTGCGCGGACTGGGAGGAGCTCGGCCTGGACGTCACCAAGATCTCCCCCGACATGTGCATCTCTGTGTTCATGAACATCAAGCGGCACGCGGATGACCGGCACGAGATCGTCGAGCCCACGACGAAGCCCGGGGACTGCATCGAGTTCGAGGTGCTCGAGGACATCTACGTCGGCATGTCCAACTGCCCCGAGGAGCACAACCCGTGCAACGCGTTCAACCTCACGCCCATGGAGGTCACGGTCTCCTGA
- a CDS encoding DNA-3-methyladenine glycosylase I, whose protein sequence is MTSQSPLAVRCFGNDDPLYARYHDEEWGVPVHGDAALYERLVLEAMQSGLSWLTVLKKRENFRAGFAGFDPASVAAFGPDDVERLMADAGIIRNRRKIEAAITNARALVELQAAGGSLDELVWSHAPAPRTEPPATWADVPAQTPESVSLAKALKKAGFVFVGPTTMYAAMQACGLVDDHIAGCVARE, encoded by the coding sequence ATGACCAGTCAGTCCCCGCTCGCCGTGCGCTGCTTCGGCAACGACGATCCGCTCTACGCCCGCTATCACGACGAGGAGTGGGGCGTGCCCGTGCACGGCGATGCCGCGCTCTACGAGCGGCTGGTCCTGGAGGCGATGCAGTCAGGACTGTCGTGGCTGACCGTGCTCAAGAAGCGCGAGAACTTCCGGGCCGGGTTCGCGGGCTTCGATCCCGCCTCGGTCGCCGCGTTCGGGCCGGACGACGTCGAGCGGCTCATGGCCGACGCAGGCATCATCCGCAACCGACGCAAGATCGAGGCGGCCATCACGAACGCGCGGGCGCTTGTGGAGCTTCAGGCCGCGGGCGGGTCGCTTGACGAGCTCGTCTGGTCGCACGCGCCCGCGCCCCGCACCGAGCCCCCGGCGACGTGGGCCGACGTGCCAGCGCAGACCCCCGAGTCGGTCTCGCTGGCCAAGGCGCTCAAGAAGGCCGGCTTCGTCTTCGTCGGACCCACCACGATGTACGCGGCGATGCAGGCCTGCGGCCTCGTGGACGACCACATCGCGGGCTGCGTCGCGCGGGAGTGA
- a CDS encoding methylenetetrahydrofolate reductase, which translates to MTIAGLLRHGRPTLSYELFPPRTPAAEETLRATARLLLDTQPDFMSITYGASGTTRSTSRKVVQLLAEAHTVPPLAHLTCVDQSRAELIEVIEEYLEEGVLDFLALRGDPPRGTTTWRAHPDGLNYASQLVSLVHEVARAHGILDICVGVAAFPATHAIERWRQSTIDVLRYKEHAGASFAITQVFYEAEQYTRMVEDARAQGIEMPIIPEVMPIISAKRAVRASELTGVPTPAELVAALESAESDDQARAAGVAHAARLSRDLLDAGAPGIHVITFNQSAAALELVEAMGLGDRHPA; encoded by the coding sequence ATGACCATCGCGGGTCTTCTGCGCCACGGGCGCCCGACACTGAGCTACGAGCTGTTCCCGCCGCGCACGCCCGCGGCGGAGGAGACGCTGCGCGCCACCGCGCGCCTCCTCCTCGACACCCAGCCGGACTTCATGTCGATCACCTACGGCGCCTCGGGCACCACCCGGTCGACCTCCCGCAAGGTGGTCCAGCTGCTCGCCGAGGCCCACACGGTCCCCCCGCTCGCGCATCTCACGTGCGTCGACCAGTCGCGCGCCGAGCTGATCGAGGTCATCGAGGAGTACCTCGAGGAGGGCGTGCTGGACTTCCTCGCACTGCGCGGCGACCCCCCGCGCGGCACGACCACGTGGCGCGCCCACCCCGACGGGCTCAACTATGCGAGCCAGCTCGTCTCCCTGGTGCACGAGGTCGCGCGGGCGCACGGGATCCTCGACATCTGCGTCGGCGTCGCGGCCTTCCCCGCGACGCACGCGATCGAGCGCTGGCGGCAGAGCACGATCGACGTGCTGCGCTATAAGGAGCACGCGGGCGCCTCCTTCGCGATCACCCAGGTGTTCTACGAGGCCGAGCAGTACACCCGGATGGTCGAGGACGCGCGCGCCCAGGGGATCGAGATGCCGATCATCCCCGAGGTGATGCCGATCATCTCGGCCAAGCGCGCGGTCAGGGCCTCCGAGCTCACGGGCGTTCCCACCCCGGCCGAGCTGGTCGCGGCCCTCGAGTCCGCCGAGAGCGACGACCAGGCGCGGGCCGCGGGCGTCGCGCACGCAGCGCGCCTCTCCCGCGACCTGCTCGACGCCGGCGCTCCTGGGATCCATGTGATCACCTTCAACCAGTCGGCCGCGGCGCTCGAGCTGGTCGAGGCGATGGGGCTCGGAGACCGCCACCCCGCCTGA
- a CDS encoding OsmC family protein — MTDETTPKKITMARESEGVYTVTTESGAQLTFGRGEGLVSPVEMLLAAIAGCSSIDVDMMTTRRAEPDTFEVTATAEAVKNDDGNILRDIQVAFDLAFPEGADGDKARARVASALKVSHDKYCTVSRTVEGGVPVSLVEKV, encoded by the coding sequence ATGACCGACGAGACGACCCCCAAGAAGATCACCATGGCTCGCGAGTCGGAGGGTGTCTACACGGTCACGACGGAGTCGGGAGCGCAGCTCACCTTCGGTCGAGGGGAGGGCCTGGTCTCCCCGGTGGAGATGCTGCTCGCCGCGATCGCGGGCTGCTCGAGCATCGACGTCGACATGATGACCACGCGCCGCGCGGAGCCCGACACCTTCGAGGTGACCGCGACCGCCGAGGCCGTGAAGAACGACGACGGCAACATCCTGCGAGACATCCAGGTCGCTTTCGACCTCGCCTTCCCCGAGGGCGCGGACGGCGACAAGGCCCGAGCCAGGGTGGCGTCCGCGCTCAAGGTGAGCCACGACAAGTACTGCACCGTGTCACGCACGGTCGAGGGCGGAGTGCCCGTCTCACTGGTTGAGAAGGTCTGA
- the metE gene encoding 5-methyltetrahydropteroyltriglutamate--homocysteine S-methyltransferase → MSDNFDAAATAPAFPGGTVLGYPRIGRNRELKKALESFWKGISSQADLEATAKQLRSVTRDRMAELGLAKDDSSIPSNFSFYDHVLDASVTFGAIPSRFSRLRAADGSVDLAGYSTIARGEGADAPLEMTKWFDSNYHYLVPEIGPETEFSLSSTRWVDEFVEAKEAGFLTRPVITGPLTYLYLAKPSDDAPTGFAPIERLDDLLPVYLELLAAFKAAGAEWVQIDEPVLVADIDASREDVLANAEKVYAALASATDRPQLLVAAPMGSLEDALPVLASSGIEAVALDLAKGVVPTDVDLAGLTVVAGVVDGHNIWRTDPDKALAKLRAVADLGGAVTVGTATSLFHVPHTLKGEEHLGEELLSWLSFADEKIGEVVTLATALREGDGAVADALTEARAALADRAAHPGTNRSDVRAALEAITPADRDRDAYSVRAAAQDARFHLPGLATTTIGSFPQTAEIRKARAAWAKGEIDDAAYEDAMKAEIDSVIGLQEDLGLDVLVHGEAERNDMVQYFAELLDGFSVTKNGWVQSYGSRCTRPSILWGDVSRPEPMTVRWAKYAQSLSPKPVKGMLTGPVTILAWSFVRDDQPLAVTADQVGLALRDEVRDLEDAGIGIIQVDEPALRELLPLRKRDQAAYLEWSVGSFRLSTAGAKDDTQIHTHLCYSEFSEIIDAIDGLDADVTSIEAARSRMEVLPAIRTHGYERQIGPGVWDIHSPRVPSTQEMTELLSLAKESIPGRQLWVNPDCGLKTRGYKETVASLENLIEATKAVR, encoded by the coding sequence ATGTCTGACAACTTTGATGCTGCCGCGACCGCACCCGCGTTCCCCGGTGGCACCGTCCTGGGTTATCCCCGCATCGGCCGCAACCGTGAGCTCAAGAAGGCGCTCGAGTCGTTCTGGAAGGGAATCTCCTCCCAGGCCGACCTCGAGGCGACCGCGAAGCAGCTCCGGAGCGTCACCCGCGACCGCATGGCCGAGCTGGGACTGGCCAAGGACGACTCGTCCATCCCCTCCAACTTCTCGTTCTACGACCACGTGCTCGACGCGTCGGTGACGTTCGGCGCGATCCCCTCGCGGTTCTCGCGCCTGCGCGCGGCCGACGGCAGCGTGGATCTGGCCGGCTACTCGACGATCGCCCGTGGCGAGGGTGCCGACGCGCCGCTCGAGATGACCAAGTGGTTCGACTCGAACTACCACTACCTGGTCCCCGAGATCGGCCCCGAGACCGAGTTCTCGCTGTCCTCGACCCGCTGGGTCGACGAGTTCGTCGAGGCGAAGGAGGCGGGCTTCCTGACCCGTCCCGTCATCACCGGCCCGCTCACCTACCTGTACCTCGCCAAGCCCTCGGACGATGCGCCCACGGGCTTTGCACCGATCGAGCGCCTGGACGACCTGCTCCCGGTGTACCTCGAGCTCCTCGCGGCGTTCAAGGCCGCGGGTGCCGAGTGGGTGCAGATCGACGAGCCGGTGCTCGTCGCCGACATCGACGCCTCCCGTGAGGACGTGCTCGCGAACGCCGAGAAGGTGTACGCGGCGCTGGCCTCGGCCACGGACCGCCCCCAGCTCCTGGTGGCCGCCCCCATGGGCTCGCTCGAGGACGCCCTCCCGGTGCTCGCATCGTCGGGGATCGAGGCCGTCGCGCTCGACCTGGCCAAGGGCGTCGTCCCGACCGACGTGGACCTCGCCGGCCTCACGGTCGTCGCGGGCGTCGTGGACGGTCACAACATCTGGCGCACCGACCCCGACAAGGCGCTCGCCAAGCTGCGCGCCGTCGCCGACCTCGGCGGCGCCGTCACCGTCGGCACCGCGACCTCGCTGTTCCACGTGCCTCACACCCTCAAGGGCGAGGAGCACCTGGGCGAGGAGCTGCTGAGCTGGCTGTCCTTCGCCGACGAGAAGATCGGCGAGGTCGTGACGCTCGCGACCGCGCTGCGCGAGGGCGACGGCGCCGTGGCCGACGCGCTCACCGAGGCGCGTGCAGCCCTTGCCGACCGCGCCGCGCACCCGGGCACGAACCGCTCCGACGTGCGCGCCGCGCTCGAGGCCATCACCCCGGCCGACCGTGATCGCGACGCCTATTCGGTCCGCGCCGCCGCCCAGGACGCGCGCTTCCACCTGCCCGGCCTCGCGACCACGACGATCGGCTCGTTCCCGCAGACCGCGGAGATCCGCAAGGCGCGCGCCGCGTGGGCCAAGGGTGAGATCGACGACGCCGCCTACGAGGACGCGATGAAGGCCGAGATCGACTCGGTCATCGGCCTTCAGGAGGACCTCGGGCTGGACGTCCTCGTGCACGGCGAGGCCGAGCGCAACGACATGGTCCAGTACTTCGCCGAGCTGCTCGACGGCTTCTCGGTCACGAAGAACGGCTGGGTCCAGTCCTACGGCTCGCGCTGCACGCGCCCCTCGATCCTGTGGGGTGACGTCTCGCGTCCCGAGCCCATGACCGTGCGCTGGGCGAAGTACGCGCAGTCGCTGTCGCCGAAGCCGGTCAAGGGCATGCTCACGGGTCCGGTGACGATCCTCGCGTGGTCCTTCGTGCGCGACGACCAGCCGCTCGCGGTGACTGCCGACCAGGTCGGCCTCGCGCTCCGCGACGAGGTCCGCGACCTCGAGGACGCTGGCATCGGCATCATCCAGGTCGACGAGCCCGCGCTGCGCGAGCTCCTGCCGCTGCGCAAGCGCGACCAGGCGGCATACCTCGAGTGGTCGGTCGGCTCGTTCCGGCTGTCCACCGCGGGCGCCAAGGACGACACACAGATCCACACGCACCTGTGCTACTCCGAGTTCAGCGAGATCATCGACGCGATCGACGGTCTCGACGCGGACGTCACCTCGATCGAGGCGGCGCGCTCGCGCATGGAGGTGCTGCCCGCGATCCGCACGCACGGCTACGAGCGTCAGATCGGCCCGGGCGTGTGGGACATCCACTCGCCGCGCGTGCCGTCCACGCAGGAGATGACGGAGCTGCTGAGCCTCGCCAAGGAGTCGATCCCCGGCCGCCAGCTGTGGGTCAACCCCGACTGTGGACTGAAGACCCGTGGCTACAAGGAGACCGTCGCGAGTCTCGAGAACCTCATCGAGGCGACGAAGGCGGTTCGCTAG
- a CDS encoding type IV pilin protein: MGIHRRQCTDRGFSLVEVLVIMLIVGILVAIAVPIYLNQRAKAADSAAESDAVNLGLMIHTENTPDPVAKVERSGDAYYIDDEWMMPASDGVEVIAFTTDSASHWCVQLSHPDGASTSGTGVRYDSHSGLEVGAAC, from the coding sequence ATGGGGATTCATCGCCGTCAGTGCACCGACCGAGGGTTCTCGCTCGTCGAGGTGCTCGTCATCATGCTGATCGTCGGCATCCTCGTGGCGATCGCGGTCCCGATCTACCTCAACCAGCGCGCGAAGGCCGCCGACTCGGCCGCCGAGTCCGACGCGGTGAACCTGGGGCTCATGATCCACACCGAGAACACGCCCGATCCCGTGGCGAAGGTCGAGCGCTCGGGAGACGCGTACTACATCGACGACGAGTGGATGATGCCCGCCTCCGACGGTGTCGAGGTCATCGCCTTCACGACCGACAGCGCGAGCCACTGGTGCGTCCAGCTGAGCCACCCCGACGGCGCGAGCACAAGCGGAACGGGTGTGCGCTACGACTCGCACTCAGGCCTCGAGGTCGGCGCCGCCTGCTGA
- a CDS encoding GNAT family N-acetyltransferase, with product MPMTPALRDATSDDGAAIAAIYNPYVRDTVITFETHEVPAEQMGARVAKVLTAELPWLVAEDPDEGTMLGFAYAGPFQERDAYRHALELTVYLAPDARGRGLGTMLYEALISRVRDLPASSKHAPAHGLYSRIALPNDASAALHERFGFTQVGTFGEVGRKLDRWIDVGIWQMILED from the coding sequence ATGCCCATGACCCCCGCGCTCCGCGACGCGACGTCCGACGACGGCGCCGCGATCGCCGCGATCTACAACCCCTACGTGCGCGACACGGTGATCACCTTCGAGACGCACGAGGTGCCCGCCGAGCAGATGGGTGCGCGCGTCGCGAAGGTGCTCACTGCAGAGCTGCCCTGGCTCGTGGCCGAGGATCCCGACGAGGGCACGATGCTGGGCTTCGCCTACGCGGGACCGTTCCAGGAGCGGGACGCCTACCGGCACGCGCTCGAGCTGACCGTCTACCTCGCCCCCGATGCCCGGGGCCGCGGCCTCGGGACGATGCTGTACGAGGCCTTGATCTCCCGGGTCCGGGACCTGCCGGCATCCTCGAAGCACGCGCCGGCGCACGGCCTGTACTCGCGCATCGCCCTGCCGAACGACGCGTCGGCGGCCCTCCACGAGAGGTTCGGCTTCACCCAGGTGGGCACGTTCGGGGAGGTCGGCCGCAAGCTCGACCGCTGGATCGATGTCGGCATCTGGCAGATGATCCTCGAGGACTGA